In Nasonia vitripennis strain AsymCx chromosome 2, Nvit_psr_1.1, whole genome shotgun sequence, a genomic segment contains:
- the LOC100122724 gene encoding ralBP1-associated Eps domain-containing protein 2 isoform X2: MGDWETMALSSLQLTTPEHRYYGDIFIYCCENADTDLVPTAKVGKLLRSANLPSEVTLQILDICGGAKSNTLNRKQFYAALKLVAAHQAGLEVHKDLICASVDELALPKFTWPSSTGDEEEGNKKRFSKKSSKIRSGHMPESTTESESEAESPRETEGGSTDSPTPTNSVIQERNDGALGGEANLDSVTGGWQSLLVSEEQRQLLGTEEESSERHSSDDGEGEDGESFPPEQVWTISEEQREYYAAQFAQLQPNPEGLLAGSLARKFFEKSRLPVEELRRIWQLADVTRDSALSLQEFYVAMHLAVLRRNHVPLPDVLPPSLAMLIVTPQTSTVPIVAPQVPPPVQQAPPPPQPAVVPPVPAPRGSPTARAAAAAAAAVHSAHNVGGKDKSKEWTKFVDSPTGTSAGNNNGGGNSGSGGSNGGSLTSPGPKPVNFDFQKAALERDPKILHPVPLRLTPEAAILASNANGNNGVVPILGDDDLSLTSGLVQRPLAKKPGGLPLPDETVIATPKKEPPPPPPPRPYRTHTRSSSLDLNKLGAPPTVPPRVSPGITTSTTRKLVGQKSEGEGPRIHNDEPGFIADFSQFAPRTEESQTVENNVPPSQQFTGVYGAFHIYKKPSNRRGSGQEEMTKDETDEISKKLTLQELREKNAELRQVCEELTRELAGALQERINLRAKLLLLT; encoded by the exons ATGGGCGATTGGGAAACGATGGCTTTGTCGAGCCTGCAGCTGACGACGCCCGAGCACAGATACTACGGCGATATATTCATCTACTGCTGCGAGAACGCCGACACCGACCTCGTGCCCACGGCCAAAGTTGGCAAGCTCCTTAGGTCTGCTAATCTACCCTCCGAGGTTACCCTCCAG ATACTAGATATTTGCGGTGGTGCTAAAAGTAATACACTCAACAGAAAGCAGTTTTATGCTGCATTAAAACTGGTAGCAGCACATCAAGCTGGCCTCGAAGTTCACAAGGATTTAATTTGTGCTTCTGTGGACGAACTTGCTCTGCCAAAATTTACATGGCCTTCTTCAACGGGAGATGAAGAGGAGGGAAATAAAAAGCGCTTCTCTAAAAAAAGTTCGAAGATCAGATCTGGCCATATGCCTGAAAGTACAACTGAAAGTGAAAGTGAGGCGGAATCACCGAGAGAGACTGAAGGTGGTAGTACAGACTCACCAACACCAACCAATAGTGTGATTCAAGAGAGAAATGATGGTGCATTAGGTGGTGAAGCCAATCTGGATTCAGTAACTGGGGGATGGCAAAGTCTACTTGTTTCTGAGGAACAAAGACAATTATTGGGTACTGAGGAAGAAAGTTCGGAACGTCATAGCAGTGATGAtg GTGAAGGCGAAGACGGCGAGAGTTTTCCGCCTGAGCAAGTCTGGACGATCAGCGAGGAGCAACGCGAGTACTACGCGGCTCAATTCGCTCAACTTCAACCGAATCCTGAAGGTCTGCTGGCTGGCTCATTGGCACGCAAATTCTTTGAGAAGTCACGGTTGCCGGTGGAAGAACTTCGCCGCATATGGCAGTTAGCTGACGTGACTCGCGACAGCGCCTTGAGCCTCCAGGAGTTTTATGTGGCTATGCACCTGGCAGTATTGCGTCGAAATCACGTACCCTTGCCCGACGTTCTGCCGCCCTCATTGGCCATGCTTATCGTCACTCCTCAGACATCTACAGTGCCGATTGTGGCTCCGCAAGTCCCGCCACCGGTGCAACAGGCACCGCCACCACCACAGCCAGCAGTTGTTCCGCCAGTGCCTGCACCCAGAGGTAGTCCAACCGCAAG AGCCGCCGCGGCAGCCGCAGCAGCTGTGCACTCAGCCCACAACGTCGGTGGCAAGGACAAAAGCAAAGAGTGGACGAAGTTCGTGGACTCGCCAACAGGCACGAGTGCTGGAAACAACAATGGTGGCGGCAACAGCGGCAGCGGGGGCAGCAACGGTGGTTCGCTAACTAGTCCAGGCCCCAAGCCTGTGAACTTTGATTTTCAGAAAGCGGCTCTGGAGCGCGATCCGAAGATTCTCCACCCAGTGCCTCTTAGACTGACGCCCGAGGCTGCTATTTTGGCTTCCAATGCGAACGGCAACAACGGTGTGGTACCGATCCTTGGTGACGATGATTTATCGCTCACTTCTGGATTGGTGCAAAGGCCCTTAGCCAAAAAACCGGGGGGACTGCCACTGCCAGACGAGACTGTGATAGCGACGCCGAAAAAGGAGCCGCCACCACCGCCACCGCCTAGACCCTATAGGACCCACACCAGGAGCTCCAGTCTTGATCTAAACAAACTAG GAGCTCCGCCTACTGTACCGCCACGCGTATCACCAGGAATC ACAACGAGTACAACGAGAAAATTAGTCGGTCAAAAGAGTGAAGGCGAAGGCCCAAGGATACACAACGACGAACCAGGTTTCATTGCCGATTTTTCGCAATTCGCCCCACGAACAGAAGAGAGTCAGACTGTAGAAAACAATGTTCCTCCCTCGCAACAATTTACTGGAGTTTACGGTGCATtccatatttataaaaaacctAGTAATA GAAGGGGAAGTGGACAAGAAGAGATGACAAAAGACGAGACGGATGAAATTAGCAAAAAACTGACGTTACAGGAGTTGCGTGAAAAGAATGCGGAGCTGCGGCAAGTCTGTGAAGAATTGACTCGTGAACTAGCGGGTGCCCTTCAGGAACGAATAAACCTCAGGGCAAAGCTTTTACTTTTAACATGA
- the LOC100122714 gene encoding insulin-like growth factor-binding protein complex acid labile subunit isoform X2, with protein MKGQAALLLVLLAASSWAQTSERVPSSTAVPEVKASVSTTSEAVSSILSGEPKDVLVENMHSDDDDVDNNEKIQEELAKVIKAQAKKTTKPALVRVPISKSSTIAASHGSYNTTDSQALKALLEAEDMVYNEDIDADDEDDDEDEYDDDDEDEDEDEDDDDDMNDDEEVMSGCPDYCRCVGQYAAATTARCSKLLDDQGFGSGIAHLKIENAGDIRLGPHALRKLGLRQLESISIVDTKIVELDRTAFDGLKELFVVNLTRNGLTNIHPDTFQNNSGLSLLTIANNPLKLQASKRSSSDYLLDAPSVTELDVSGNQLSRLPKRAFSKMTNLAYISLKNNRLNYVDEDLFAPLDSLVELDLSQNSLSGLPADLFKDKGLQTLRISGNKITSLKTIKASKLTTLDVSMNRLKLIVKDDLAGVPYLDQLYLSDNNLKRIHSHAFADLDQLTYLDLSTNNLGNLGEHHFRTNSRLQVLLLSNNPDLETLPVFRTNAQEFERYSIYRFECENCGLTFIESGTFDAMPAMTRLNLAHNKLTNLPKDLLRSLSSLRELDLSKNRFDKLEDDVFEGATSLTKLNLAMNSFVSGLRVTPFLKTPNLARLDASFCNMQRVWSEARLPFKSLRFLSLHKNRLTRITVEELRAMPQLSVLDISRNPLRCDEDLSAAVQWLTDNNVTPTESTRSSNGEGFKRGDYDYEGYATGDTDAVSQWTDLAKKLCDSWEGGPPPRPAPKKPVKKVQSAGAQASSAAAQDSAEEGGLPSLSGPFIKFDFSDDVVFSGKQGEYGQGHSSSASKDEEIENAWNSADQEYEELANVHYREWYTDALWPVVTVVLITLAVLLLCAHVAVCLAKRRGRGPVIRTPMILRPGLIDSKNCGLVYKPLQEEIATPHMPKRGSFYSSSTFHYDKIVPESV; from the exons ATGAAGGGACAAGCAGCCCTGCTGCTAGTCCTGCTAGCGGCCTCCTCGTGGGCGCAGACGAGCGAACGCGTACCCTCGAGCACAGCTGTACCCGAGGTTAAAGCCAGCGTCAGCACCACCAGCGAAGCCGTCTCCTCTATCCTCAGCGGCGAGCCCAAGGATGTGCTCGTCGAGAACATGCactccgacgacgacgacgtcgacaaCAATGAAAAG ATCCAGGAGGAGCTCGCCAAGGTGATCAAGGCCCAGGCGAAGAAGACGACCAAGCCCGCACTGGTGCGCGTGCCCATCAGCAAGTCGAGCACCATCGCAGCGAGCCATGGAAGTTACAACACTACCGATAGCCAGGCACTTAAAGCTCTGCTCGAAGCAGAGGACATGGTCTACAACGAGGACATCGATGCGGatgacgaggacgacgacgaagacgagtacgacgatgacgacgaggacgaggacgaggacgaggacgacgacgacgacatgAACGACGACGAGGAAGTCATGTCAGGATGCCCCGACTACTGCAGATGCGTCGGACAGTACGCCGCTGCCACCACTGCCAG ATGCAGCAAACTGCTGGACGACCAGGGCTTCGGCTCGGGCATCGCCCACCTGAAGATCGAGAACGCCGGGGACATCCGGCTGGGACCGCACGCCCTTCGCAAGCTCGGCCTCCGCCAGCTCGAGTCCATCAGCATCGTCGACACGAAGATCGTCGAGCTCGACCGCACCGCCTTCGACGGCCTCAAGGAGCTGTTCGTCGTCAACCTGACCCGCAACGGACTCACCAACATCCATCCCGACACCTTCCAGAACAACTCGGGCCTCAGCCTCCTCACCATCGCCAACAACCCTCTGAAGCTTCAGGCCAGCAAACGGAGCAGCAGCGACTACCTGCTCGATGCTCCGAGTGTCACGGAATTAG ACGTCTCGGGCAACCAACTGTCGCGCCTGCCCAAACGCGCCTTCTCCAAGATGACGAACCTCGCCTACATCAGCTTGAAGAACAACCGTCTGAACTACGTCGACGAGGACCTGTTCGCCCCGTTGGATTCGCTTGTCGAGCTCGACCTGTCCCAGAACTCGCTCTCCGGTCTGCCCGCCGACCTGTTCAAGGACAAGGGTCTGCAGACTCTCCGCATCTCCGGAAACAAGATCACCAGTCTCAAGACCATCAA GGCATCGAAACTCACGACCTTGGATGTGTCGATGAACCGTCTGAAGCTGATCGTCAAGGACGACCTGGCCGGTGTACCGTACCTCGACCAGCTCTACCTGAGCGACAACAACCTCAAGAGGATCCACTCCCACGCTTTCGCTGATCTCGACCAGCTGACCTACCTCGACCTCAGCACCAACAACCTGGGCAACCTAGGCGAGCACCACTTCCGCACCAACTCGCGACTCCAGGTTCTCCTGCTCAGCAACAACCCGGATCTGGAAACCTTGCCGGTCTTCAGGACCAACGCCCAAGAGTTCGAGAGATACAGCATCTACCGTTTCGAGTGCGAGAACTGCGGCCTGACCTTCATCGAGTCCGGCACGTTCGACGCCATGCCAGCGATGACGCGTCTTAACCTGGCCCACAACAAGCTGACCAACCTGCCGAAGGACCTTCTGCGCTCGCTCTCGTCCCTGCGCGAGCTCGACCTGTCCAAGAACCGCTTCGACAAGCTCGAGGACGACGTGTTCGAGGGCGCCACCTCGCTCACCAAGCTCAACCTTGCCATGAACTCGTTCGTCTCCGGACTCAGGGTCACGCCCTTCCTCAAGACGCCGAACCTTGCCCGCCTGGACGCCAGCTTCTGTAACATGCAGCGCGTCTGGAGCGAGGCCCGACTTCCCTTCAAGAGTCTAAG ATTCCTCTCGCTCCACAAGAACCGTCTGACCCGCATCACGGTCGAGGAGCTCCGTGCCATGCCCCAGCTCTCCGTCCTGGACATCTCGCGCAATCCTCTGCGTTGCGACGAGGACCTCAGCGCGGCCGTCCAGTGGCTGACCGACAACAACGTCACACCTACCGAGTCGACGCGCAGCTCCAACGGCGAAGGCTTCAAACGCGGCGACTACGACTACGAGGGTTACGCCACCGGCGACACCGACGCCGTCAGCCAGTGGACCGACCTCGCCAAGAAGCTCTGCGACTCGTGGGAGGGCGGCCCACCACCGAGACCGGCACCCAAGAAGCCCGTCAAGAAGGTGCAGTCAGCCGGCGCCCAAgccagcagcgctgctgcccAGGACTCCGCCGAGGAGGGAGGCCTGCCATCCCTGTCCGGACCTTTCATCAAGTTCGACTTCAGCGACGACGTCGTGTTCAGCGGAAAACAG GGCGAGTACGGCCAAGGCCACAGCTCGAGCGCCTCGAAGGACGAGGAGATCGAGAACGCGTGGAACAGCGCGGACCAGGAATACGAGGAGCTCGCGAACGTGCACTATCGGGAGTGGTACACGGACGCCTTGTGGCCGGTCGTCACCGTCGTCCTGATCACCTTGGCGGTACTCCTGCTATGTGCCCATGTCGCCGTTTGCCTGGCCAAGCGTCGCGGACGTGGTCCCGTCATCCGCACGCCCATGATCCTTCGACCTGGTCTCATCGACAGCAAGAACTGCGGCCTCGTCTACAAGCCCCTCCAGGAAGAGATCGCCACGCCGCACATGCCGAAACGCGGCAGCTTCTACTCCAGCAGCACCTTCCACTACGACAAGATCGTCCCCGAGAGCGTCTAA
- the LOC100118170 gene encoding glyceraldehyde-3-phosphate dehydrogenase 2, with the protein MSKIGINGFGRIGRLVLRASIERGGQVVAVNDPFIGLDYMVYMFKYDSTHGRFKGEVKAEDGHLVVNGNKIAVFSERDPKAIPWGKAGAEYVVESTGVFTTIEKASAHLEGGAKKVIISAPSADAPMYVCGVNLDTYDPSHKVVSNASCTTNCLAPLAKVIHDNFEIVEGLMTTVHATTATQKTVDGPSGKLWRDGRGAAQNIIPAATGAAKAVGKVIPALNGKLTGMAFRVPVANVSVVDLTVRLGKPATYDQIKAKVKEAAAPGGSLHGILGYTEDDVVSSDFIGDNHSSIFDAQAGIPLNDKFVKLISWYDNEFGYSSRVIDLIKYMQSKD; encoded by the exons ATGAGTAAAATCGGAATCAACGGATTCGGCCGCATCGGTCGCCTGGTCCTGAGGGCTTCCATCGAGCGCGGAGGACAG GTTGTAGCTGTCAACGACCCGTTCATCGGTCTGGACTACATGGTCTACATGTTCAAGTATGACTCTACCCACGGTAGATTCAAGGGAGAGGTCAAGGCCGAGGATGGTCACCTCGTCGTCAACGGCAACAAAATCGCCGTCTTCAGCGAGCGCGACCCCAAGGCTATTCCATGGGGCAAGGCTGGCGCTGAATACGTCGTCGAATCCACTGGTGTCTTCACCACCATCGAGAAGGCCTCC GCTCACTTGGAGGGTGGTGCCAAAAAGGTCATCATCTCCGCCCCATCGGCTGATGCACCTATGTACGTCTGCGGTGTGAACCTTGACACTTACGACCCAAGCCACAAGGTCGTCTCCAACGCCTCGTGCACGACCAACTGCCTTGCTCCCCTTGCCAAGGTTATCCACGACAACTTCGAAATCGTTGAGGGTCTCATGACCACCGTTCACGCTACCACCGCCACCCAGAAGACAGTCGACGGACCGTCTGGAAAG CTGTGGCGTGATGGACGTGGTGCCGCACAGAACATCATCCCCGCCGCCACTGGTGCCGCTAAGGCTGTCGGCAAGGTCATTCCCGCCTTGAACGGCAAGCTCACTGGTATGGCCTTCCGTGTGCCAGTCGCCAACGTCTCGGTCGTCGATCTTACCGTTCGTCTTGGCAAGCCCGCGACCTACGACCAGATCAAGGCCAAGGTAAAGGAAGCCGCTGCCCCCGGTGGATCTCTCCACGGAATCCTGGGATACACCGAGGACGACGTTGTCTCGTCGGACTTCATCGGTGACAACCACTCCAGCATCTTTGATGCCCAGGCTGGTATCCCATTGAATGATAAGTTTGTCAAGCTTATCTCGTGGTACGACAACGAGTTCGGCTACTCGTCCCGTGTCATCGACCTCATCAAGTACATGCAGTCCAAGGATTAA
- the LOC100122714 gene encoding insulin-like growth factor-binding protein complex acid labile subunit isoform X1 produces MRSAKLRKDIKNRNRSARMKGQAALLLVLLAASSWAQTSERVPSSTAVPEVKASVSTTSEAVSSILSGEPKDVLVENMHSDDDDVDNNEKIQEELAKVIKAQAKKTTKPALVRVPISKSSTIAASHGSYNTTDSQALKALLEAEDMVYNEDIDADDEDDDEDEYDDDDEDEDEDEDDDDDMNDDEEVMSGCPDYCRCVGQYAAATTARCSKLLDDQGFGSGIAHLKIENAGDIRLGPHALRKLGLRQLESISIVDTKIVELDRTAFDGLKELFVVNLTRNGLTNIHPDTFQNNSGLSLLTIANNPLKLQASKRSSSDYLLDAPSVTELDVSGNQLSRLPKRAFSKMTNLAYISLKNNRLNYVDEDLFAPLDSLVELDLSQNSLSGLPADLFKDKGLQTLRISGNKITSLKTIKASKLTTLDVSMNRLKLIVKDDLAGVPYLDQLYLSDNNLKRIHSHAFADLDQLTYLDLSTNNLGNLGEHHFRTNSRLQVLLLSNNPDLETLPVFRTNAQEFERYSIYRFECENCGLTFIESGTFDAMPAMTRLNLAHNKLTNLPKDLLRSLSSLRELDLSKNRFDKLEDDVFEGATSLTKLNLAMNSFVSGLRVTPFLKTPNLARLDASFCNMQRVWSEARLPFKSLRFLSLHKNRLTRITVEELRAMPQLSVLDISRNPLRCDEDLSAAVQWLTDNNVTPTESTRSSNGEGFKRGDYDYEGYATGDTDAVSQWTDLAKKLCDSWEGGPPPRPAPKKPVKKVQSAGAQASSAAAQDSAEEGGLPSLSGPFIKFDFSDDVVFSGKQGEYGQGHSSSASKDEEIENAWNSADQEYEELANVHYREWYTDALWPVVTVVLITLAVLLLCAHVAVCLAKRRGRGPVIRTPMILRPGLIDSKNCGLVYKPLQEEIATPHMPKRGSFYSSSTFHYDKIVPESV; encoded by the exons AACAGGAGCGCCAGGATGAAGGGACAAGCAGCCCTGCTGCTAGTCCTGCTAGCGGCCTCCTCGTGGGCGCAGACGAGCGAACGCGTACCCTCGAGCACAGCTGTACCCGAGGTTAAAGCCAGCGTCAGCACCACCAGCGAAGCCGTCTCCTCTATCCTCAGCGGCGAGCCCAAGGATGTGCTCGTCGAGAACATGCactccgacgacgacgacgtcgacaaCAATGAAAAG ATCCAGGAGGAGCTCGCCAAGGTGATCAAGGCCCAGGCGAAGAAGACGACCAAGCCCGCACTGGTGCGCGTGCCCATCAGCAAGTCGAGCACCATCGCAGCGAGCCATGGAAGTTACAACACTACCGATAGCCAGGCACTTAAAGCTCTGCTCGAAGCAGAGGACATGGTCTACAACGAGGACATCGATGCGGatgacgaggacgacgacgaagacgagtacgacgatgacgacgaggacgaggacgaggacgaggacgacgacgacgacatgAACGACGACGAGGAAGTCATGTCAGGATGCCCCGACTACTGCAGATGCGTCGGACAGTACGCCGCTGCCACCACTGCCAG ATGCAGCAAACTGCTGGACGACCAGGGCTTCGGCTCGGGCATCGCCCACCTGAAGATCGAGAACGCCGGGGACATCCGGCTGGGACCGCACGCCCTTCGCAAGCTCGGCCTCCGCCAGCTCGAGTCCATCAGCATCGTCGACACGAAGATCGTCGAGCTCGACCGCACCGCCTTCGACGGCCTCAAGGAGCTGTTCGTCGTCAACCTGACCCGCAACGGACTCACCAACATCCATCCCGACACCTTCCAGAACAACTCGGGCCTCAGCCTCCTCACCATCGCCAACAACCCTCTGAAGCTTCAGGCCAGCAAACGGAGCAGCAGCGACTACCTGCTCGATGCTCCGAGTGTCACGGAATTAG ACGTCTCGGGCAACCAACTGTCGCGCCTGCCCAAACGCGCCTTCTCCAAGATGACGAACCTCGCCTACATCAGCTTGAAGAACAACCGTCTGAACTACGTCGACGAGGACCTGTTCGCCCCGTTGGATTCGCTTGTCGAGCTCGACCTGTCCCAGAACTCGCTCTCCGGTCTGCCCGCCGACCTGTTCAAGGACAAGGGTCTGCAGACTCTCCGCATCTCCGGAAACAAGATCACCAGTCTCAAGACCATCAA GGCATCGAAACTCACGACCTTGGATGTGTCGATGAACCGTCTGAAGCTGATCGTCAAGGACGACCTGGCCGGTGTACCGTACCTCGACCAGCTCTACCTGAGCGACAACAACCTCAAGAGGATCCACTCCCACGCTTTCGCTGATCTCGACCAGCTGACCTACCTCGACCTCAGCACCAACAACCTGGGCAACCTAGGCGAGCACCACTTCCGCACCAACTCGCGACTCCAGGTTCTCCTGCTCAGCAACAACCCGGATCTGGAAACCTTGCCGGTCTTCAGGACCAACGCCCAAGAGTTCGAGAGATACAGCATCTACCGTTTCGAGTGCGAGAACTGCGGCCTGACCTTCATCGAGTCCGGCACGTTCGACGCCATGCCAGCGATGACGCGTCTTAACCTGGCCCACAACAAGCTGACCAACCTGCCGAAGGACCTTCTGCGCTCGCTCTCGTCCCTGCGCGAGCTCGACCTGTCCAAGAACCGCTTCGACAAGCTCGAGGACGACGTGTTCGAGGGCGCCACCTCGCTCACCAAGCTCAACCTTGCCATGAACTCGTTCGTCTCCGGACTCAGGGTCACGCCCTTCCTCAAGACGCCGAACCTTGCCCGCCTGGACGCCAGCTTCTGTAACATGCAGCGCGTCTGGAGCGAGGCCCGACTTCCCTTCAAGAGTCTAAG ATTCCTCTCGCTCCACAAGAACCGTCTGACCCGCATCACGGTCGAGGAGCTCCGTGCCATGCCCCAGCTCTCCGTCCTGGACATCTCGCGCAATCCTCTGCGTTGCGACGAGGACCTCAGCGCGGCCGTCCAGTGGCTGACCGACAACAACGTCACACCTACCGAGTCGACGCGCAGCTCCAACGGCGAAGGCTTCAAACGCGGCGACTACGACTACGAGGGTTACGCCACCGGCGACACCGACGCCGTCAGCCAGTGGACCGACCTCGCCAAGAAGCTCTGCGACTCGTGGGAGGGCGGCCCACCACCGAGACCGGCACCCAAGAAGCCCGTCAAGAAGGTGCAGTCAGCCGGCGCCCAAgccagcagcgctgctgcccAGGACTCCGCCGAGGAGGGAGGCCTGCCATCCCTGTCCGGACCTTTCATCAAGTTCGACTTCAGCGACGACGTCGTGTTCAGCGGAAAACAG GGCGAGTACGGCCAAGGCCACAGCTCGAGCGCCTCGAAGGACGAGGAGATCGAGAACGCGTGGAACAGCGCGGACCAGGAATACGAGGAGCTCGCGAACGTGCACTATCGGGAGTGGTACACGGACGCCTTGTGGCCGGTCGTCACCGTCGTCCTGATCACCTTGGCGGTACTCCTGCTATGTGCCCATGTCGCCGTTTGCCTGGCCAAGCGTCGCGGACGTGGTCCCGTCATCCGCACGCCCATGATCCTTCGACCTGGTCTCATCGACAGCAAGAACTGCGGCCTCGTCTACAAGCCCCTCCAGGAAGAGATCGCCACGCCGCACATGCCGAAACGCGGCAGCTTCTACTCCAGCAGCACCTTCCACTACGACAAGATCGTCCCCGAGAGCGTCTAA
- the LOC100122724 gene encoding ralBP1-associated Eps domain-containing protein 2 isoform X1 gives MGDWETMALSSLQLTTPEHRYYGDIFIYCCENADTDLVPTAKVGKLLRSANLPSEVTLQILDICGGAKSNTLNRKQFYAALKLVAAHQAGLEVHKDLICASVDELALPKFTWPSSTGDEEEGNKKRFSKKSSKIRSGHMPESTTESESEAESPRETEGGSTDSPTPTNSVIQERNDGALGGEANLDSVTGGWQSLLVSEEQRQLLGTEEESSERHSSDDGEGEDGESFPPEQVWTISEEQREYYAAQFAQLQPNPEGLLAGSLARKFFEKSRLPVEELRRIWQLADVTRDSALSLQEFYVAMHLAVLRRNHVPLPDVLPPSLAMLIVTPQTSTVPIVAPQVPPPVQQAPPPPQPAVVPPVPAPRGSPTARAAAAAAAAVHSAHNVGGKDKSKEWTKFVDSPTGTSAGNNNGGGNSGSGGSNGGSLTSPGPKPVNFDFQKAALERDPKILHPVPLRLTPEAAILASNANGNNGVVPILGDDDLSLTSGLVQRPLAKKPGGLPLPDETVIATPKKEPPPPPPPRPYRTHTRSSSLDLNKLGKNGQTFLGAPPTVPPRVSPGITTSTTRKLVGQKSEGEGPRIHNDEPGFIADFSQFAPRTEESQTVENNVPPSQQFTGVYGAFHIYKKPSNRRGSGQEEMTKDETDEISKKLTLQELREKNAELRQVCEELTRELAGALQERINLRAKLLLLT, from the exons ATGGGCGATTGGGAAACGATGGCTTTGTCGAGCCTGCAGCTGACGACGCCCGAGCACAGATACTACGGCGATATATTCATCTACTGCTGCGAGAACGCCGACACCGACCTCGTGCCCACGGCCAAAGTTGGCAAGCTCCTTAGGTCTGCTAATCTACCCTCCGAGGTTACCCTCCAG ATACTAGATATTTGCGGTGGTGCTAAAAGTAATACACTCAACAGAAAGCAGTTTTATGCTGCATTAAAACTGGTAGCAGCACATCAAGCTGGCCTCGAAGTTCACAAGGATTTAATTTGTGCTTCTGTGGACGAACTTGCTCTGCCAAAATTTACATGGCCTTCTTCAACGGGAGATGAAGAGGAGGGAAATAAAAAGCGCTTCTCTAAAAAAAGTTCGAAGATCAGATCTGGCCATATGCCTGAAAGTACAACTGAAAGTGAAAGTGAGGCGGAATCACCGAGAGAGACTGAAGGTGGTAGTACAGACTCACCAACACCAACCAATAGTGTGATTCAAGAGAGAAATGATGGTGCATTAGGTGGTGAAGCCAATCTGGATTCAGTAACTGGGGGATGGCAAAGTCTACTTGTTTCTGAGGAACAAAGACAATTATTGGGTACTGAGGAAGAAAGTTCGGAACGTCATAGCAGTGATGAtg GTGAAGGCGAAGACGGCGAGAGTTTTCCGCCTGAGCAAGTCTGGACGATCAGCGAGGAGCAACGCGAGTACTACGCGGCTCAATTCGCTCAACTTCAACCGAATCCTGAAGGTCTGCTGGCTGGCTCATTGGCACGCAAATTCTTTGAGAAGTCACGGTTGCCGGTGGAAGAACTTCGCCGCATATGGCAGTTAGCTGACGTGACTCGCGACAGCGCCTTGAGCCTCCAGGAGTTTTATGTGGCTATGCACCTGGCAGTATTGCGTCGAAATCACGTACCCTTGCCCGACGTTCTGCCGCCCTCATTGGCCATGCTTATCGTCACTCCTCAGACATCTACAGTGCCGATTGTGGCTCCGCAAGTCCCGCCACCGGTGCAACAGGCACCGCCACCACCACAGCCAGCAGTTGTTCCGCCAGTGCCTGCACCCAGAGGTAGTCCAACCGCAAG AGCCGCCGCGGCAGCCGCAGCAGCTGTGCACTCAGCCCACAACGTCGGTGGCAAGGACAAAAGCAAAGAGTGGACGAAGTTCGTGGACTCGCCAACAGGCACGAGTGCTGGAAACAACAATGGTGGCGGCAACAGCGGCAGCGGGGGCAGCAACGGTGGTTCGCTAACTAGTCCAGGCCCCAAGCCTGTGAACTTTGATTTTCAGAAAGCGGCTCTGGAGCGCGATCCGAAGATTCTCCACCCAGTGCCTCTTAGACTGACGCCCGAGGCTGCTATTTTGGCTTCCAATGCGAACGGCAACAACGGTGTGGTACCGATCCTTGGTGACGATGATTTATCGCTCACTTCTGGATTGGTGCAAAGGCCCTTAGCCAAAAAACCGGGGGGACTGCCACTGCCAGACGAGACTGTGATAGCGACGCCGAAAAAGGAGCCGCCACCACCGCCACCGCCTAGACCCTATAGGACCCACACCAGGAGCTCCAGTCTTGATCTAAACAAACTAG GAAAAAATGGACAAACTTTTCTAGGAGCTCCGCCTACTGTACCGCCACGCGTATCACCAGGAATC ACAACGAGTACAACGAGAAAATTAGTCGGTCAAAAGAGTGAAGGCGAAGGCCCAAGGATACACAACGACGAACCAGGTTTCATTGCCGATTTTTCGCAATTCGCCCCACGAACAGAAGAGAGTCAGACTGTAGAAAACAATGTTCCTCCCTCGCAACAATTTACTGGAGTTTACGGTGCATtccatatttataaaaaacctAGTAATA GAAGGGGAAGTGGACAAGAAGAGATGACAAAAGACGAGACGGATGAAATTAGCAAAAAACTGACGTTACAGGAGTTGCGTGAAAAGAATGCGGAGCTGCGGCAAGTCTGTGAAGAATTGACTCGTGAACTAGCGGGTGCCCTTCAGGAACGAATAAACCTCAGGGCAAAGCTTTTACTTTTAACATGA